In Syntrophorhabdaceae bacterium, the genomic window AAGGCCTGCGCTGCATGGGTTCTACCTGGAGTCCGCTGGCTCCCCTTAAAGGACTGGGTGAGGATATACACCTGATAGGTGGCGAGCCTCACTCGGCATCAGCGGCAGGGACGGTGCCCGAAGAGTGCCGTGAGGATATTATTGCTGCTGAAACCGGTGGTCTGGGCTTTCACTCGTGTAGTTACCTGAAACTGTTCGTTGGTGAGGTAATCCGTGACAAAATGGTTATTACAGACAAAACGGTTAAGGACGGATATCCGAAACCGGATCTGATCTGGACCACACACCTGTGCAGTCAGCATTCAAAGTGGTACCAGGAAGTTTCAAGGCGTCTCGGAGGCGTACCTATGTACGCAATAGATATGATCGGCGGAGGGAATGCGGAGAAAGATCCGAAGATCGTCAACTATGTCTCCGACCAGATAGATGCGGGAATAGGCTGGCTCGAGAGAGTAACCGGCAGGGAGTTTTCGGATGAGCTGTTCATTAAGGCAGTGAGAAACGAGATCAAGGTGCTGGTCCTCTGGGGCAACATATGTGCACTCAACATGCATTCCCCCGCACCCCTGGATGAGCGTCGACTTATCGCCCTATTCCCACCAGCCGTTGTGGACAGGACGACCGATGAAAGTGTGCGCTTATATGAGGGATTGCTTAAAGAGGTGAAGAAAATGGTTGAGACTGGAGAGAGTGTGGCTCCGGATCAACGCTTCAGGATAGTCTATTTTGGAATAGCGCATACGTACGGCCATCCGGAAATGGCGAGGATCCTCAGAGACGTCGGAGCCGAGATTGTAGCCTCAGTCTACACCTTCGGCACGTGTGGCAATTTCAAGGGAATTGTCAATGGAAAATGGACATGGGAACCCATCGACCCTCAATGGGTAGACGAACTCGATTTGTCTACCAGAAGAAAGGCCATAACCGAGCTCGCTAAAATAGTTCTGGGTTGGCCTACCTGGCAGGGGGTAAGATCGTATTGGGCGCTGGAAGAAATGGCCAAGGCAATGGTAACCGAATATAAAGCGGACGGACTTTTACTGGCGCCTTCCCGCAGTTGTGAAACCGACTTCAGGAACGGTT contains:
- a CDS encoding 2-hydroxyacyl-CoA dehydratase family protein; translated protein: MAYNITTWGELKNYQTACYRNYLYASEGLRCMGSTWSPLAPLKGLGEDIHLIGGEPHSASAAGTVPEECREDIIAAETGGLGFHSCSYLKLFVGEVIRDKMVITDKTVKDGYPKPDLIWTTHLCSQHSKWYQEVSRRLGGVPMYAIDMIGGGNAEKDPKIVNYVSDQIDAGIGWLERVTGREFSDELFIKAVRNEIKVLVLWGNICALNMHSPAPLDERRLIALFPPAVVDRTTDESVRLYEGLLKEVKKMVETGESVAPDQRFRIVYFGIAHTYGHPEMARILRDVGAEIVASVYTFGTCGNFKGIVNGKWTWEPIDPQWVDELDLSTRRKAITELAKIVLGWPTWQGVRSYWALEEMAKAMVTEYKADGLLLAPSRSCETDFRNGYIAMQRIFKNQIPTVEYDTDQVDVRKMDLPGAQRKTELFVHLMEAHKKGGA